A single Cannabis sativa cultivar Pink pepper isolate KNU-18-1 chromosome 7, ASM2916894v1, whole genome shotgun sequence DNA region contains:
- the LOC115696546 gene encoding uncharacterized protein LOC115696546, which yields MWHSRFHYEQAWDDDEECKSMVKDCWTVGRPNQLLAHLVGSFDRCGQKLAGWNQTKQKLTKQKVKNLKAQVESLSSSTEPQNWKLLSRVERELNCHLAKEEAFWRQRSRALWCKNGDQNTKVLSSASI from the coding sequence ATGTGGCATTCTAGATTCCATTATGAACAAGCATGGGATGATGATGAAGAGTGCAAATCCATGGTTAAAGATTGTTGGACAGTTGGAAGGCCAAATCAGTTGCTTGCCCATTTGGTTGGGAGTTTTGATAGATGTGGACAAAAACTTGCTGGTTGGAATCAAACAAAGCAGAAGCTTACAAAACAGAAAGTGAAGAATCTTAAAGCTCAAGTGGAATCCCTTTCTTCATCCACCGAACCCCAAAATTGGAAGCTTTTATCTAGGGTGGAAAGGGAATTGAATTGTCATCTTGCCAAGGAGGAAGCCTTTTGGCGTCAACGTAGTCGGGCTCTATGGTGCAAAAATGGTGACCAAAACACAAAAGTTTTGTCATCAGCAAGCATCTAA